The following proteins are encoded in a genomic region of Gemmatimonadaceae bacterium:
- a CDS encoding cell division protein ZapA: MSVAHKSTVKVTILGEEYAIRSDETPEHTRAVAEHVDATIRALMNAGVVVESQKAAILAAMQITSELFKTRQGPEELAERMRNISSEVRRMLPPQKR, translated from the coding sequence ATGAGCGTCGCCCATAAGTCGACCGTGAAAGTCACGATCCTGGGCGAGGAGTACGCGATTCGCAGCGACGAAACGCCGGAGCATACTCGCGCGGTCGCGGAGCACGTCGACGCGACGATTCGCGCGCTGATGAACGCCGGGGTCGTCGTCGAATCGCAGAAAGCGGCCATCCTTGCGGCGATGCAGATCACGTCCGAGCTGTTCAAGACGAGACAGGGCCCCGAGGAGCTCGCCGAGCGGATGCGAAACATCTCGTCTGAAGTCCGTCGCATGCTGCCGCCGCAAAAACGGTAA
- the pheT gene encoding phenylalanine--tRNA ligase subunit beta, producing the protein MNASHAWLESLLDVPLSAERMRDLITAHCCTVDEMVRLREDLRGVVIGRVVEAARHPDSDHLWVTRVDAGRGTLLDVVCGAPNVKAGGVYPFAPVGTTLPGGLLLERRKIRGAYSNGMLCSGRELGLSDDHEGILELDTEAAPGTPLLDAIPLGDTRLVIDVTPNRPDLLSHAGLARELAAAVGAQMRLPPVPGAAPLDIPPAARAADAATVGGVRVRLDDPEGCPRYMGVVMRDIAVGPSPSWLAERIVAIGGRSINNVVDATNYVLHELGQPVHAFDLAKLGGGEIVVRRARAGERITTLDGVARTLDATTTVIADRDRAQAVAGVMGGADSEVTAATTAIFIEVAHFDAVRVRRARRSLGLSTDASYRFERHVDIELPPRALARVVEIVAAVAGGRVDGAPGDLRPEPYTPRRIALRAARVTALLGEAVPQDEIVPLLTPLGFEVDPRAGALDVTVPSWRPDVVREVDLVEEVARRRGYDTFSSELRPFRPGTVPESPLEIVSRRVRDALVARGLLEARPLPFVTGADIGFVRVANPIAENEAYLRRDLLDTLARRTEYNLARMQRDVRLFEIGSVFMPSSEALPLEELHAALIIMGHRRPPHWTETRPPDFDEWDAKGLAVEMARSAYPSAEIGLESDRDTDWLWTITVDGATRGGVRRVALDAPVWAAPAFGVELTLLTVPSDFVAQPGASRYDSTPAASKPRHVRYRPLPDTPAAEFDLALLVPNDMPASRVEEVIRGASGELLEQVTIFDEYRGDGVPNGYRSLAWRLTFRHPERTLRDKEVAGRRDKLLRTLEGELGVRQRTT; encoded by the coding sequence ATGAACGCGTCACACGCCTGGCTCGAATCGCTCCTCGATGTTCCCCTGTCGGCCGAGCGGATGCGCGACCTCATCACGGCGCACTGCTGCACGGTCGACGAGATGGTGCGGCTGCGCGAGGATCTGCGCGGCGTCGTGATCGGCCGCGTGGTCGAGGCGGCGCGCCATCCCGACTCGGACCACCTCTGGGTGACCCGGGTGGATGCGGGGCGCGGGACGCTGCTCGACGTCGTGTGCGGCGCGCCTAACGTGAAAGCGGGCGGCGTCTATCCGTTCGCGCCCGTGGGGACGACGCTGCCGGGCGGGCTGTTGCTCGAACGCCGCAAGATCCGCGGCGCGTACTCCAACGGCATGCTGTGTTCCGGCCGCGAGCTGGGCCTGAGCGACGACCACGAGGGCATCCTCGAGCTCGACACCGAGGCCGCGCCGGGCACGCCGCTGCTCGACGCAATTCCGTTAGGCGACACGCGCCTCGTGATCGACGTCACGCCCAACCGCCCCGATCTCCTCTCACACGCCGGCCTGGCGCGCGAGCTGGCGGCGGCGGTCGGCGCGCAGATGCGCCTGCCGCCGGTGCCGGGCGCGGCGCCGCTCGACATCCCGCCGGCCGCCCGCGCCGCCGACGCGGCGACCGTGGGCGGCGTGCGCGTGCGCCTCGACGATCCCGAGGGATGCCCGCGCTACATGGGCGTCGTCATGCGCGACATCGCCGTCGGGCCGAGCCCGTCGTGGCTCGCCGAGCGTATCGTGGCGATCGGCGGCCGGTCGATCAACAACGTGGTCGATGCGACCAACTACGTCCTCCACGAGCTGGGCCAGCCGGTGCACGCGTTCGACCTGGCGAAGTTAGGCGGCGGCGAAATCGTCGTGCGGCGCGCGCGCGCGGGAGAGCGGATCACGACGCTCGATGGCGTCGCCCGAACGCTCGACGCGACCACGACCGTGATCGCCGACCGCGACCGGGCCCAGGCGGTGGCCGGCGTGATGGGCGGCGCCGACAGCGAGGTCACCGCGGCCACCACGGCGATCTTCATCGAAGTGGCGCACTTCGATGCGGTGCGCGTCCGTCGCGCGCGCCGGTCACTCGGCCTCTCCACCGATGCGAGCTACCGGTTCGAGCGGCACGTCGACATCGAGCTGCCGCCGCGGGCGCTGGCGCGCGTGGTCGAGATCGTGGCGGCGGTGGCCGGCGGCCGCGTGGATGGCGCGCCCGGCGATCTTCGCCCGGAGCCGTATACGCCCCGCCGCATCGCGCTTCGTGCGGCGCGCGTGACCGCTCTGTTAGGCGAGGCCGTGCCGCAGGACGAGATCGTGCCGCTGCTCACGCCGTTAGGCTTCGAGGTCGATCCGCGCGCCGGCGCGCTCGACGTGACCGTGCCCTCGTGGCGCCCCGACGTCGTGCGCGAGGTGGATCTCGTCGAGGAAGTGGCGCGCCGCCGCGGCTACGACACCTTCTCGAGCGAGCTGCGGCCGTTCCGCCCCGGCACCGTGCCCGAGTCGCCGCTCGAGATCGTCTCGCGCCGCGTGCGCGACGCGCTCGTCGCGCGCGGCCTGCTCGAGGCCCGTCCGCTCCCGTTCGTCACAGGCGCGGACATCGGCTTTGTCCGCGTGGCCAATCCAATTGCCGAGAACGAAGCGTATCTCCGGCGCGACTTGCTCGATACACTCGCGCGGCGCACCGAGTACAACCTGGCCCGCATGCAGCGCGACGTGCGGCTGTTCGAGATCGGGTCGGTGTTCATGCCGTCGTCCGAGGCGCTGCCCCTGGAAGAGCTTCACGCCGCACTCATTATCATGGGACACCGCCGGCCGCCGCACTGGACCGAGACGCGGCCACCCGATTTCGATGAGTGGGACGCCAAAGGACTCGCCGTCGAAATGGCACGTTCGGCCTACCCGTCGGCAGAGATCGGCCTCGAGTCCGATCGCGATACGGACTGGCTCTGGACCATCACCGTCGATGGGGCGACCCGAGGCGGCGTTCGCCGCGTGGCGCTCGACGCGCCCGTCTGGGCCGCGCCCGCGTTCGGCGTCGAACTGACGCTGCTCACCGTTCCGTCCGACTTCGTCGCGCAGCCCGGAGCGTCTCGGTACGACTCGACCCCGGCCGCGTCGAAACCGCGGCACGTGCGGTACCGGCCGCTGCCGGACACACCGGCGGCGGAGTTCGACCTGGCGCTCCTCGTGCCGAACGACATGCCGGCGTCGCGTGTGGAGGAAGTGATCCGTGGCGCGAGCGGCGAACTGCTCGAGCAGGTCACGATCTTTGATGAATACCGGGGCGACGGCGTGCCCAACGGATATCGAAGTCTCGCGTGGCGATTGACGTTCCGCCATCCGGAACGCACTCTACGGGACAAGGAGGTAGCGGGTCGTCGCGACAAGCTCCTGCGCACTCTCGAAGGAGAACTCGGTGTCCGACAACGAACGACCTGA